The following DNA comes from Candidatus Methylacidiphilum fumarolicum.
CTGAAAAACGATATGGCAGATTGTCTTGGTTTTCGAACGGAAACAGAAGAGCAATGGCATCCTTCCTTAGATTGGCTGGTCGCAGTTCAGTCACAGGCTCATAATCTTTTTTTGTCCAGACAACTTTTGCCCCAGCATCTTCCAACAATTTCGCTGCTCTTTTACAAACATTCATATTGAGCTCAGCTTCTATGACAGGAGGATCAGAACCAATTTGAAAAAATCTTTCTTCCATTTTTGCCCATTTCCCTCCGATATGTCCGGGATCCAAGCAGATAATGAGGCCTTTTAGTGGCTTAGTTTCTATAGGCTCTTCCCCTTTAGTTTTTATATTCGATACCCAATTAGCCTTTAGAGGCACCTGTGATTCTGGATCGGGAGCAAGTCGCAATCGATATAACAGTTCGTTATGCTCCGTATCAGAATATATAGTTACTTCGTTGCCATTAATGATTGTATATCGCCAAAAAGATCCGCTTGGAGAATACAGCGTGTTTATCAATTGAACAAACTCATCCCTTGTAATGGTTTCTTGAAATTGATCTAGACGAGACCAATCAGGAGAGGGGGCAAGGGGAGATAATTTTTGCACAGCAAAAAGAGGGATCAAACTCTGAAAGAAAAAAAAAACAATCGCTAGAAATATCCCTTTTTGCATAATACCTCTACAATCGATGGTGCCTCTATCAATGTAAAACTTTTGAAAAATTTAGTTTCATCTTATATACCTTACCTGTGATTGCCCCTATGATAACATAGCCAATAGAGTGCTCCAGCCCGTTTTTGTCTGCAAAAAAATCCAGAATCCAACACGCTTCTTCATGCTCCTTAAGTGATGCGAGCCGAAAGGTTACTGTGCTTAGCCTTACGGCTTTAAACATCTCGTTAGATTTTGTGGCAATGTCTAAAGCTCTATTCGAATCTATTTTTAACTTAGAAGGATTAACCGTATTTTCTTTTTTATAAGGCAAAAGGTGTAAGTTTCCAAGGGAAAAAAGACCATCTTTAATTTCCGTTACCTGTCCTCCAGCGACTGTAATTTGTTCGGAATGGGACCATGAATGCGGATTCCAATAAATAAATTGCCAACTGACTGGAGTTAAAGTTGTAGGACTGCGTTGGCCAATGATTCCATACAAATACTGTTTGGAATCCGGACTGACTTGCTTTTCAGCAATTCTAAGAGCTTCAAAAGCCGTAGGAGTTTTTGCATATAAAAAAAGAGGACAGAATAAAAAGGCAAAAAGGAGTATCGACCGTTTCATGTTTTTTCTTTCCTTTATATAGAGATTAGAATTTCTCTCACTCAATAGCAAAGAAACAAAAAAAGATCTTAAGCAAAAGAAATAGAGAAGGAAAAGTTTCTTTTTTATTTAGTCCTTGATTTACACTATTTTTTATCGATTCCTTTGAAATTTATAATCAAGCTATGGCAACCATACTAGTCACCGGTGGCACAGGATTTATTGGTAAAAGTGTAGTCAAGCTTCTTTGCCAGTTAGGATATAAGGTGAGAGTATCGACTCGGAATTTAAAGCAAATAAAAGCGCTTTACGAGCTACCTTGTGAATTCTTAGAGGGAGATCTTTCGGATCTGTCTTTTGCTAGAAAATGTAGTTCAGGAATCGATGCCGTTATTCATTTGGTAGGAATTATTGTTGAGCAGGGACAGGATACTTTCAAGAAAGTGCATGTTCAAATTACTAAAAACATGATTCAAGCTTCTAAGGAAAACGGAGTGAAGCGATTTCTTCATATGAGTGCATTAGGGACTCGTCCTAATGCAAGAAGCCGTTATCATCAAACAAAATGGACTGCCGAAGAACTGGTAAGAAATAGCGAGCTAGATTGGACAATTTTTCAGCCCTCAGTTGTCTTTGGAATAGGCGATGACTTTACGAAAAGATTATATAAAATGCTTTTTTTTCCAAACAATCCTCTGTTGTTATTCCCATTGATTGATGGCGGAAAAAGCAAGCTTCAACCTATATTTGTTGAAAATGTTGCAGAAGCCTTTGTTCGGGCCATCCCCAATCCTAATACCTTTCATAAAACTTACACACTTGCTGGGCCAGAGGTCTACTCTTTAAAAGAAATTCTATTGATGATTTTAGATCTATGTCAGATACCCTACAAAATTGAATCTTTCCCCTTTTATACCCTATCAAGAATTGCGATGGCACTATTAAGCTTTTTAGTTTATCCTCTTATCGGTCTTAAGGCCTTATTTGAACATTGGCGCGGAGACTTTTGGGCTCCCTATCTGCTTTCTTGGCTTTTCCTCTCTCTGCTATTTCGTAAAAGCATAGAAAAGAGAATACTATTTAATGTGCCTTCTTCTGTTGCTTTACCTCTTGCTGGAATTGTTGAAAAACTGATAAAAAAGCCGCCTAT
Coding sequences within:
- a CDS encoding N-acetylmuramoyl-L-alanine amidase encodes the protein MQKGIFLAIVFFFFQSLIPLFAVQKLSPLAPSPDWSRLDQFQETITRDEFVQLINTLYSPSGSFWRYTIINGNEVTIYSDTEHNELLYRLRLAPDPESQVPLKANWVSNIKTKGEEPIETKPLKGLIICLDPGHIGGKWAKMEERFFQIGSDPPVIEAELNMNVCKRAAKLLEDAGAKVVWTKKDYEPVTELRPANLRKDAIALLFPFENQDNLPYRFSDEIEKKISLTAERLFYRNAEIRARAELVDRLRPDITICVHFNADKWSEHPTREELVPKSKLVVFVNGNYSEEELVFDDQKWDMLYKLLSRTALPELEISEAVAKEMEVVWNFPPETYTNWSAAYKVGKSPYIFARNLLANRIYHSPVVFIEGPYMNSVDSYDRIIAGDYDGNKNINGKSVKSIFVEYAEIITQGVISWATSKQGIVVQE
- a CDS encoding complex I NDUFA9 subunit family protein encodes the protein MATILVTGGTGFIGKSVVKLLCQLGYKVRVSTRNLKQIKALYELPCEFLEGDLSDLSFARKCSSGIDAVIHLVGIIVEQGQDTFKKVHVQITKNMIQASKENGVKRFLHMSALGTRPNARSRYHQTKWTAEELVRNSELDWTIFQPSVVFGIGDDFTKRLYKMLFFPNNPLLLFPLIDGGKSKLQPIFVENVAEAFVRAIPNPNTFHKTYTLAGPEVYSLKEILLMILDLCQIPYKIESFPFYTLSRIAMALLSFLVYPLIGLKALFEHWRGDFWAPYLLSWLFLSLLFRKSIEKRILFNVPSSVALPLAGIVEKLIKKPPITKEMLVMLQEDSIADSSETIKELDLQLVSFTTVLPDIIKAIAI